A region of Photobacterium sanguinicancri DNA encodes the following proteins:
- the thiQ gene encoding thiamine ABC transporter ATP-binding protein gives MLKLEQLSHSYQPHTANAQPMNLSFSLEAQQGDIVALIGPSGAGKSTLLGLIAGFLKPDNGKLTIENQSIFQQAPAERPLSMLFQEHNLFPHLTVSENIGLGIHPGLKLTQADKESIVVAAARVGIQQYLGRLPEQLSGGQKQRVALARCLVRHRPLLLLDEPFSALDPALRKEMLELVRSLAREHQITVLMVTHSPEDALKIANKCAFITNGSITVFGDTQPMLTQPQDAELKHYLGL, from the coding sequence ATGTTGAAACTCGAGCAGCTTAGCCACAGCTACCAACCTCACACCGCTAATGCCCAGCCAATGAACCTGTCTTTTTCACTTGAGGCGCAACAAGGCGATATCGTGGCATTAATAGGTCCAAGCGGCGCTGGGAAAAGTACCTTACTGGGATTGATTGCAGGGTTCCTTAAACCTGATAACGGTAAGTTAACCATAGAGAATCAATCTATTTTTCAGCAGGCTCCGGCTGAGCGTCCGCTATCTATGCTATTTCAAGAACATAATCTATTTCCACATCTCACTGTGTCAGAAAATATTGGGCTAGGTATTCACCCGGGCTTAAAACTGACCCAAGCTGATAAAGAATCGATCGTGGTTGCCGCTGCACGTGTCGGCATCCAGCAATACCTCGGCCGCCTCCCTGAACAATTATCGGGTGGTCAAAAGCAGCGCGTTGCGCTCGCCCGTTGTTTAGTACGACACCGTCCACTGTTACTGTTAGATGAGCCCTTCTCAGCATTAGATCCCGCGCTACGTAAAGAGATGCTGGAGTTAGTGAGAAGTCTGGCCCGTGAGCATCAAATTACCGTCCTTATGGTCACTCATAGTCCAGAAGATGCCCTCAAGATCGCCAACAAATGTGCATTTATCACAAATGGTAGCATCACCGTCTTTGGTGATACTCAGCCGATGCTAACGCAGCCTCAAGATGCTGAACTCAAGCATTACCTTGGTCTTTAA
- the thiB gene encoding thiamine ABC transporter substrate binding subunit → MKKLLPLLTLTLATSSVFAAEQDAKATLTVYTYGSFASDWGPGPAIKKAFEAECDCTLNLVALDDGVSILNRVRLEGRNSKADILLGLDNNLIEEAKKTGLLAQHKVDTSKVILPNGWNDNTFVPYDYGYFAFVYDSTKLKNPPKSLKELVERDDLSILYQDPRTSTPGQGLMLWMKSVYGDQSTNAWQQMAKKTVTVTKGWSEAYSMFLKGEADMVLSYTTSPAYHIIAEQKNQYIAADFSEGHYMQVEVAAKLKNSPHPKLADQFMDFIVSDGFQSNMATGNWMYPVTSQPLPDGFNQLTVPEKALEFDATEVAKQRRSWIREWQHALTQ, encoded by the coding sequence GTGAAAAAACTACTACCTCTACTGACTTTAACGCTTGCGACCAGCAGTGTATTTGCCGCCGAACAAGACGCAAAAGCAACATTAACTGTGTACACCTATGGCTCATTTGCCTCTGATTGGGGCCCCGGTCCTGCGATTAAAAAAGCATTTGAAGCCGAGTGTGACTGTACGTTGAATTTAGTCGCGCTAGATGATGGCGTCTCAATTTTAAATCGTGTTCGCCTTGAAGGCCGAAACAGCAAAGCCGATATTCTATTGGGACTCGATAACAACCTTATCGAAGAAGCAAAAAAAACCGGTTTATTAGCGCAGCACAAAGTCGATACCAGCAAGGTTATCTTGCCTAATGGCTGGAATGACAACACCTTCGTACCTTACGATTACGGTTACTTTGCGTTTGTTTACGACAGCACTAAACTGAAAAACCCGCCAAAGAGCTTAAAAGAATTAGTGGAACGTGACGATCTATCGATCCTTTACCAAGATCCTCGTACTTCCACCCCTGGACAAGGTTTGATGCTATGGATGAAGTCAGTGTATGGCGATCAATCCACCAATGCATGGCAGCAAATGGCAAAGAAAACAGTGACCGTCACCAAAGGCTGGTCTGAAGCATATAGCATGTTCCTCAAAGGCGAAGCTGATATGGTGTTGTCATACACCACCTCTCCGGCTTACCACATCATCGCTGAACAGAAGAATCAATATATCGCCGCAGATTTCAGTGAAGGGCATTACATGCAAGTAGAAGTGGCCGCCAAGCTCAAAAATAGCCCACACCCCAAGTTAGCCGATCAATTTATGGATTTCATTGTTAGTGATGGCTTCCAATCCAATATGGCAACAGGTAATTGGATGTATCCAGTGACATCCCAGCCGCTTCCTGATGGTTTCAACCAATTAACTGTACCTGAAAAAGCACTGGAGTTTGATGCTACTGAGGTTGCTAAACAGCGCCGTAGCTGGATCCGCGAATGGCAACATGCGTTAACGCAATAA
- a CDS encoding DUF547 domain-containing protein: MQSRLLLTFHLVFAAFIFLVSSTVFAAPKADLWSYWQSSNEANSMPINHQLWQQTLNRHIVQQGDQTLFSYNQVDQEGKWQLDRYVREMSKINPLKYRKAEQFAYWVNLYNALTVQLIVDNYPIKSITKIGGLFSFGPWDDDVVTVNGKKLTLNDIEHRILRPIWQDNRIHYAVNCASLGCPNLQVHAFTASNSDHLLDLAAKQFINSKKGVISTNNKTQLSSIYDWYQADFGNTAQLQRHLNQYRTTPVTLKNIDYDYDWALNEAK, translated from the coding sequence ATGCAGTCTCGTCTTTTACTTACCTTTCATCTTGTTTTTGCGGCATTCATTTTTCTCGTCAGTAGCACTGTGTTCGCAGCTCCCAAAGCGGATTTATGGTCATATTGGCAAAGCAGTAATGAAGCCAACAGCATGCCAATCAACCATCAATTATGGCAACAGACGCTCAACCGCCACATAGTGCAGCAGGGCGATCAAACGCTATTTAGCTATAACCAAGTCGATCAAGAGGGAAAGTGGCAGCTCGATCGCTACGTTCGCGAAATGAGTAAAATCAATCCTTTAAAATACCGTAAGGCGGAGCAATTTGCCTATTGGGTCAACCTCTACAATGCTCTCACAGTACAACTCATTGTTGATAATTACCCAATCAAGTCGATAACGAAGATCGGTGGGTTGTTTAGCTTTGGGCCGTGGGATGATGACGTCGTGACCGTGAACGGCAAAAAGCTCACTTTAAATGATATTGAGCACCGAATCTTACGTCCGATTTGGCAAGACAACCGTATTCATTATGCGGTGAACTGCGCTAGCCTAGGTTGCCCTAATCTACAAGTACATGCCTTCACTGCCAGCAATAGTGACCACTTACTTGATCTCGCCGCCAAGCAATTCATCAATAGTAAAAAAGGCGTTATCAGCACGAATAACAAGACCCAACTGTCGTCTATATACGATTGGTATCAAGCTGACTTCGGCAATACGGCGCAGCTCCAGCGACACCTGAATCAATACCGCACCACTCCAGTGACACTGAAAAATATCGATTATGATTACGACTGGGCACTGAACGAGGCAAAATAA
- the thiP gene encoding thiamine/thiamine pyrophosphate ABC transporter permease ThiP: protein MNTRFTSLLPGITAAGCILALMVLAISALLGQADELSPLTLWHDPYLRHVTGFSFYQAFLSTLLSVVPAIPVAYALSRRQFIGRALLLRIFAMTLVLPVLVAVFGLLSIYGKSGLINQWLAAIGVDIQLNIYGLSGILLAHIFLNLPLAVRLLLQSLEGIPHEQHQLAAHLGITGWDKFRLVAWPRLQQQLPHVIGLIFMLCFTSFAVIMSLGGGPKATTIELAIYQALRYDFDLAAGALLALWQMLLCCSLVLASQRFAKPLATLSGTVNQDPHNYQDRWHSKLWDGLWIGGGILLVAPPLLSVIISGINQQLISQLSSPALWQAISQSLQIATMSCFIAVISGIAILLTSRQWRLQRKKWAADGIELIGAIILVTPGLVLSTGLFLLLRQYTDAFAMAFWVVVTVNALMALPYVIKTLSQPMLHVAQQFNPLCASLGMTGLSRLRLLEWRALRKPLAQAFAIGFVLSLGDLSAIALFGSQDFKTLPLYLFELLGSYQMDAAAVAALILLLLSLGLFTLVETVLLRKK, encoded by the coding sequence TTGAACACTCGCTTTACCTCGTTACTACCCGGCATTACCGCTGCTGGGTGCATCTTGGCGTTAATGGTATTAGCCATTAGCGCCCTACTCGGCCAAGCCGACGAATTATCACCTCTCACTTTATGGCACGACCCCTATTTACGCCACGTTACTGGGTTTAGTTTCTACCAAGCATTCCTATCAACCCTATTAAGTGTTGTTCCCGCGATTCCCGTCGCCTATGCACTTTCTCGCCGCCAATTTATTGGACGAGCTCTATTACTGCGTATCTTTGCCATGACGCTGGTACTACCCGTCTTGGTCGCGGTGTTTGGTTTACTGTCGATATACGGTAAAAGTGGCTTAATTAATCAATGGCTTGCCGCTATTGGTGTAGATATCCAGCTCAATATTTATGGTTTAAGCGGGATCTTACTGGCCCACATCTTTTTAAACCTCCCCCTTGCCGTGCGTTTGTTACTGCAAAGTTTAGAAGGGATCCCTCACGAGCAACATCAGCTCGCCGCACATTTAGGTATTACTGGGTGGGACAAATTTCGCTTAGTGGCGTGGCCTCGATTACAGCAGCAATTACCGCACGTGATCGGCTTAATCTTTATGCTGTGTTTCACTAGTTTTGCGGTGATCATGTCGCTCGGTGGCGGACCAAAAGCCACCACCATCGAGCTTGCGATTTACCAAGCCCTACGTTACGACTTTGACCTAGCAGCGGGAGCCTTATTGGCATTGTGGCAAATGCTACTGTGTTGCTCATTAGTGTTAGCATCACAACGTTTTGCTAAACCGTTAGCCACCCTTAGCGGTACAGTGAATCAAGATCCTCACAACTACCAAGATAGGTGGCATAGTAAACTTTGGGACGGCTTATGGATTGGCGGTGGGATCTTACTGGTTGCCCCACCCTTACTGTCGGTGATCATTTCAGGCATTAATCAACAGCTCATTAGCCAACTGAGCTCACCTGCATTATGGCAAGCCATCAGTCAATCATTACAGATTGCGACAATGTCTTGTTTCATTGCTGTTATCAGTGGCATCGCCATTTTGCTCACAAGCCGCCAATGGCGTCTGCAACGCAAAAAGTGGGCAGCCGATGGTATTGAATTAATCGGCGCAATCATTCTTGTGACCCCAGGCTTAGTGCTTAGTACTGGGTTATTTTTATTACTGCGCCAATATACCGATGCCTTTGCGATGGCCTTTTGGGTCGTGGTGACGGTTAATGCTTTAATGGCACTTCCTTACGTGATTAAAACACTCAGCCAACCAATGCTGCACGTCGCTCAGCAATTTAATCCACTCTGTGCCAGTTTAGGCATGACAGGCTTATCACGCCTGCGATTGTTGGAATGGCGAGCACTGCGCAAACCGCTAGCCCAAGCTTTTGCGATCGGCTTTGTTCTGTCACTGGGGGATTTAAGTGCGATTGCCTTATTTGGCAGCCAAGACTTTAAAACCTTACCGCTGTATTTATTTGAATTATTAGGTAGCTATCAAATGGATGCCGCCGCCGTCGCAGCACTCATCCTACTACTACTGAGCTTAGGGTTATTTACCTTAGTTGAAACTGTGCTACTTAGGAAAAAATGA
- the leuD gene encoding 3-isopropylmalate dehydratase small subunit, with amino-acid sequence MAGFKQHTGLVVPLDTANIDTDAIIPKQFLQKVTRTGFGKHLFHDWRFLDDAGKQANPEFVMNAPRYQGASILLARENFGCGSSREHAPWALADYGIQVMIAPSFADIFYGNSINNQMVPVRLTEHEVDEIFQFVESTEGAEINVDLEKMLVIANNKQYHFEIDEFRRHCLLNGLDNIGLTLQHEDKIAAYEDNIPEFLK; translated from the coding sequence ATGGCAGGTTTTAAACAACATACAGGCTTGGTCGTGCCGCTAGATACCGCGAATATCGATACCGACGCAATCATTCCTAAGCAATTTCTACAAAAAGTGACGCGCACAGGCTTTGGTAAACACTTGTTCCATGACTGGCGTTTTCTTGATGATGCAGGTAAGCAAGCGAACCCTGAGTTTGTGATGAATGCGCCTCGCTACCAAGGTGCAAGTATTTTACTTGCACGTGAGAACTTCGGTTGCGGCTCTTCGCGTGAACATGCACCTTGGGCGCTAGCAGATTACGGTATTCAAGTGATGATCGCGCCAAGCTTTGCCGACATTTTTTACGGTAACTCCATAAACAATCAAATGGTTCCAGTACGCTTAACCGAGCACGAAGTTGATGAGATTTTTCAATTTGTTGAAAGTACCGAAGGCGCAGAGATCAACGTTGATTTGGAAAAGATGTTAGTGATTGCTAACAACAAACAATACCATTTCGAGATTGATGAGTTCCGCCGTCACTGCTTATTGAACGGCTTAGATAACATCGGGCTAACGCTGCAACATGAAGATAAAATTGCGGCTTACGAAGATAATATTCCTGAATTTTTAAAGTAA
- a CDS encoding PhoH family protein, which produces MGDSDRKVFVLDTNILLHEPLAIYSFQEHDVVIPMTVLEELDRIKDSKRDVARDARVAIRALEDIFHDATPEQISAGIPFSKQTAHNGTIAIFADYEITETVHAFTDKAGDNRILNGVLYLQQHYAPRDVVLITKDINMRLRAKGAGVYFVDDYRSDQLIDDVSLLTKGFIKYPGRFWDQVGECQSESRGRATLHKLPVNLFDQPFVNQYLIDEEQEFAGRIKQIDNDTVTLKDIGHERLMHRKAWGIHPKNVYQGMALDAMLDPDIDLVILTGPAGCGKTILAMAAALEQVIEKGMYDKIIVTRNTPEIAESIGFLPGTEEEKMMPWLAAVTDTMEALHKNDVCTDGSMRYIFDKANIQFKSINFMRGRSIQNAFVLLDECQNLTASQIKTIITRCGEGTKLVCSGNLAQIDSSYLSPVTSGLTYIVERFKNFEGSANIYLNGVVRSRLAEFAEENL; this is translated from the coding sequence ATGGGCGATTCAGATCGGAAAGTCTTTGTTCTCGATACTAATATCTTGCTACACGAGCCTCTCGCGATTTATTCCTTCCAAGAACATGACGTCGTCATACCGATGACTGTCCTCGAAGAACTTGATCGCATTAAGGATAGTAAGCGTGATGTTGCCCGCGATGCCCGAGTCGCGATTCGAGCGCTAGAAGATATTTTCCACGACGCTACCCCAGAGCAGATATCTGCGGGGATCCCTTTCTCAAAACAAACCGCACACAATGGCACCATTGCTATCTTTGCGGATTATGAAATCACAGAAACAGTACATGCATTTACTGACAAAGCGGGTGACAACCGCATTTTGAATGGGGTGCTGTACTTACAGCAACATTATGCACCGCGCGATGTTGTGTTGATCACCAAAGACATCAACATGCGTTTACGTGCGAAAGGCGCGGGTGTTTATTTTGTTGATGATTACCGTTCGGATCAGTTAATTGATGATGTGAGCTTACTGACCAAAGGTTTCATTAAATACCCTGGCCGTTTCTGGGATCAGGTTGGTGAGTGCCAATCGGAAAGCCGAGGTCGTGCCACGTTACATAAACTCCCTGTTAATTTGTTTGATCAACCGTTCGTCAATCAATACCTGATTGATGAAGAACAAGAGTTTGCTGGGCGTATCAAGCAAATTGATAATGACACTGTGACATTAAAAGATATTGGTCATGAGCGGTTAATGCACCGTAAGGCGTGGGGTATTCACCCTAAAAATGTCTATCAAGGTATGGCACTTGATGCCATGCTCGACCCTGACATCGACTTAGTGATTTTAACGGGGCCAGCGGGCTGTGGTAAAACCATTTTGGCGATGGCAGCAGCGTTAGAGCAAGTGATTGAAAAGGGCATGTACGATAAAATCATTGTGACTCGAAATACCCCTGAAATCGCAGAGTCGATTGGTTTTTTACCCGGAACAGAAGAAGAAAAAATGATGCCATGGCTAGCGGCTGTCACCGATACCATGGAAGCGTTACACAAAAACGATGTCTGTACTGATGGATCAATGCGGTACATTTTTGATAAAGCCAATATTCAATTTAAATCGATTAACTTCATGCGGGGGCGTTCTATCCAAAATGCGTTTGTACTCTTGGATGAATGTCAGAACCTCACTGCGTCACAAATCAAAACCATCATCACCCGTTGCGGTGAAGGCACTAAATTGGTCTGTTCGGGTAACCTTGCTCAGATTGACTCGAGTTATTTATCGCCCGTAACGTCAGGGCTTACTTATATCGTTGAGCGCTTTAAAAACTTTGAAGGTAGCGCCAATATTTATCTCAATGGCGTTGTGCGTAGCCGCTTGGCGGAATTTGCAGAAGAAAATCTCTAA
- the leuC gene encoding 3-isopropylmalate dehydratase large subunit: protein MSAQNTENKAPKTLYEKVYDAHVAVAAEGENPILYIDRHLVHEVTSPQAFDGLREKGRQVRQVGKTFATMDHNVSTQTKDINASGEMARIQMETLAKNCEEFGVTLYDLNHKYQGIVHVMGPELGITLPGMTIVCGDSHTATHGAFGSLAFGIGTSEVEHVLATQTLKQSRAKTMKIEVKGKVAEGITAKDIVLAIIGKTTAAGGTGYVVEFCGEAITDLSMEGRMTVCNMAIELGAKAGLIAPDQTTYDYIKNRKFSPTDANFDAAVEYWNTLKTDEDAVFDATVTLAATDIKPQVTWGTNPGQVIAIDTPIPSPADFADPVEKASAEKALAYMGLEAGKTLSDFSIDKVFIGSCTNSRIEDMRAAAAIAKGRKVAANVQALVVPGSEQVKAQAEQEGLDKIFIDAGFEWRLPGCSMCLAMNNDRLGPKERCASTSNRNFEGRQGRDGRTHLVSPAMAAAAACAGHFVDIRDLDSATA from the coding sequence ATGTCAGCACAAAATACAGAAAATAAAGCGCCTAAGACGCTATACGAAAAAGTTTACGATGCCCATGTTGCGGTTGCCGCAGAAGGCGAGAACCCAATCCTATATATCGACCGCCATCTGGTCCACGAAGTCACATCACCTCAGGCGTTTGATGGCTTGCGTGAAAAAGGCCGTCAGGTTCGCCAAGTTGGCAAAACGTTTGCCACTATGGATCACAACGTATCAACCCAAACCAAAGACATTAATGCCTCTGGTGAAATGGCCCGTATCCAAATGGAAACGCTCGCCAAAAACTGTGAAGAATTTGGCGTAACACTTTACGATCTGAACCATAAATACCAAGGTATTGTGCATGTTATGGGCCCTGAACTGGGCATTACCCTACCAGGCATGACAATTGTTTGTGGGGATTCACACACCGCAACACACGGCGCATTTGGCTCGCTAGCCTTTGGGATTGGCACTTCAGAAGTTGAACATGTATTAGCGACCCAAACCCTCAAACAGTCGCGTGCTAAAACGATGAAAATCGAAGTCAAAGGTAAAGTCGCAGAGGGCATTACCGCCAAAGATATCGTGCTAGCCATCATAGGCAAAACCACCGCTGCTGGCGGTACTGGCTATGTGGTTGAATTTTGTGGTGAAGCGATAACAGATTTGTCGATGGAAGGACGTATGACAGTCTGCAACATGGCAATCGAACTAGGCGCCAAAGCCGGTTTAATCGCCCCAGACCAAACCACCTACGATTACATTAAGAACCGTAAATTCTCACCAACCGATGCCAACTTTGATGCCGCGGTTGAATACTGGAATACTCTAAAAACCGATGAGGATGCAGTATTCGATGCGACGGTGACGTTAGCGGCTACCGATATAAAACCGCAAGTGACTTGGGGGACTAACCCAGGCCAAGTGATTGCAATTGATACACCTATCCCGAGCCCAGCTGACTTTGCCGACCCAGTCGAAAAAGCCTCAGCGGAAAAAGCCTTGGCCTATATGGGGCTAGAAGCGGGCAAGACGCTGTCGGACTTTTCAATTGATAAAGTCTTTATTGGCTCTTGTACCAATTCTCGCATTGAAGATATGCGCGCCGCCGCCGCTATCGCGAAAGGGCGCAAAGTCGCCGCCAATGTTCAAGCACTCGTTGTTCCGGGATCTGAGCAAGTCAAAGCCCAAGCAGAACAAGAAGGGTTGGATAAAATTTTCATCGATGCCGGCTTTGAATGGCGCCTACCAGGCTGCTCGATGTGTCTAGCGATGAACAACGACCGCCTAGGGCCAAAAGAGCGCTGCGCCTCCACCAGCAACCGTAACTTTGAAGGTCGCCAAGGCCGTGATGGCCGTACCCACCTTGTCAGCCCTGCAATGGCAGCGGCGGCAGCGTGTGCTGGCCATTTTGTAGATATTCGCGACTTAGACAGCGCAACGGCATAA
- the rapA gene encoding RNA polymerase-associated protein RapA, translating into MPFALGQRWISDTESDLGLGTVVACDARTVSLMFSASEESRLYSRNEAPVTRVMFNVGDVVESHEGWSLNVERVDEDGGVLTYVGTRADTGEEDVKLREIFLNHQIRFNKPQDKLFAGQIDRMDRFALRYRALKNQYEQHKSPLRGLCGMRAGLIPHQLFIAHEVGRRYAPRVLLADEVGLGKTIEAGMIIHQQVLSGRAERILILVPETLQHQWLVEMMRRFNLHFSIFDEERCVEAYADSANPFDTAQYVLCSLDFLRKSRRRFEQALDADWDLLVVDEAHHLEWSEDKPSRQYQVVEAIAEKTPAVLLLTATPEQLGHESHFARLRLLDPDRFYDYQAFVEEERQYAPVADAVSRLLSGEKLDNDAKNTLVELLSEQDIEPMLRIIESSDIDDEASQTVRHELIDNLMDRHGTGRVLFRNTRSAIKGFPTRHLNLYPLAMPTQYTTAMRVASMMMGKVSDEEKVLKLLYPEDIFQEFEGESATWWNFDPRVNWLLDTLKANRNEKVLVICSRAQTALTLEQALREREGIRSTVFHEGMSIIERDKAAAYFAQEEDGAQVLLCSEIGSEGRNFQFANQLVMFDLPNNPDLLEQRIGRLDRIGQKRDIEIHVPFLEGTSQALLARWFNEGLNAFEETCPTGRAVYEHVRSDLITLLTSNGHDSEALEALIEQSATMHNELKSKLEQGRDRLLEIHSNGGDAANDLVTRISAKDGDTNLVTFALGLFDTIGLNQDDKGENAIVVSPSEHMMVASYPGLPYDGCTITFDRDTALSREDLHFLSWEHPMIQGGIDLLLSEGVGTTAVSLLKNKALPAGTLLLELVYVVDAQAPKQSGIGRFLPQTPIRILLDAKGNNLSAQVEFESFNRQLSPVNRHLASKLVNSVQKEVHVLIEHAEQVITKEAVSIRENAQAEMESTLRAELDRLQALKAVNPNIRDDELELIESQIQDLTTYISKAQVQLDSLRLIAVSHN; encoded by the coding sequence ATGCCATTTGCTTTGGGTCAACGTTGGATCAGTGATACTGAAAGTGATTTAGGATTAGGTACAGTTGTCGCCTGTGACGCACGTACTGTCAGCCTAATGTTCTCCGCGAGTGAGGAGAGCCGCCTGTATTCCCGAAACGAAGCCCCTGTAACCCGCGTGATGTTCAACGTGGGTGATGTGGTTGAAAGCCATGAAGGTTGGTCTTTAAACGTTGAACGCGTTGACGAAGACGGCGGTGTACTTACGTATGTGGGTACACGCGCAGACACAGGTGAAGAAGACGTAAAATTACGCGAGATTTTTCTAAACCACCAAATCCGCTTCAACAAACCACAAGACAAGCTATTCGCAGGTCAAATTGATCGTATGGATCGCTTTGCGCTGCGCTACCGTGCGCTAAAAAATCAATACGAACAGCACAAGAGCCCGCTACGTGGGCTGTGTGGTATGCGTGCAGGTTTGATTCCACACCAGCTATTCATTGCTCACGAAGTCGGTCGCCGTTACGCTCCGCGCGTTTTACTGGCAGATGAAGTAGGTCTAGGTAAAACTATCGAAGCCGGTATGATCATCCACCAGCAAGTGCTCTCAGGCCGAGCTGAACGTATTTTGATCTTAGTACCTGAAACGCTGCAACATCAGTGGCTAGTCGAAATGATGCGCCGCTTTAACCTGCACTTCTCTATCTTTGATGAAGAGCGCTGTGTTGAAGCTTATGCCGATTCAGCAAACCCATTTGATACCGCACAATACGTTCTGTGTTCGTTAGACTTCCTACGCAAGAGTCGTCGTCGCTTTGAACAAGCGCTAGATGCTGACTGGGATCTATTGGTTGTCGACGAAGCCCACCACCTTGAGTGGAGCGAAGACAAACCGAGCCGTCAATACCAAGTCGTTGAAGCCATTGCTGAAAAAACACCTGCGGTACTGCTACTAACCGCAACACCAGAGCAACTGGGTCACGAAAGTCACTTTGCCCGTCTACGTTTGCTCGACCCAGATCGTTTCTACGATTACCAAGCATTTGTTGAAGAAGAGCGCCAGTACGCGCCCGTTGCCGATGCGGTATCACGCTTACTCTCTGGCGAGAAACTCGATAACGATGCTAAAAATACGCTCGTCGAGCTGCTTTCAGAGCAAGATATCGAACCTATGCTACGCATTATCGAATCGAGTGATATCGACGATGAAGCAAGCCAAACCGTACGCCATGAACTGATCGATAACCTCATGGATCGCCACGGTACGGGTCGTGTTCTGTTCCGTAATACTCGATCTGCGATTAAAGGTTTTCCAACACGTCACTTAAACCTTTACCCACTTGCGATGCCAACGCAATACACCACGGCAATGCGTGTAGCAAGCATGATGATGGGCAAAGTAAGCGACGAAGAGAAAGTACTGAAGTTACTTTACCCAGAAGACATCTTTCAAGAATTTGAAGGTGAATCAGCAACATGGTGGAACTTCGATCCGCGTGTTAACTGGTTACTGGATACGCTGAAAGCGAACCGCAACGAAAAAGTGTTGGTTATCTGCTCTCGTGCTCAAACCGCATTAACGCTAGAACAAGCATTGCGTGAACGTGAAGGTATTCGCTCAACCGTCTTCCACGAAGGCATGTCGATCATTGAACGAGATAAAGCGGCCGCTTACTTCGCCCAAGAAGAAGACGGCGCACAAGTTCTGCTGTGTTCAGAAATCGGTTCAGAAGGCCGTAACTTCCAATTCGCTAATCAGTTGGTGATGTTTGATCTACCAAACAATCCAGACCTGCTGGAGCAACGTATTGGTCGCTTAGATCGTATCGGTCAAAAACGCGATATCGAAATTCATGTTCCTTTCCTAGAAGGCACCTCACAAGCTCTATTGGCACGTTGGTTTAACGAGGGTCTAAACGCTTTTGAAGAAACCTGCCCAACAGGCCGTGCCGTTTATGAGCACGTTCGTAGTGATTTAATTACCCTACTAACCAGCAACGGGCATGATAGCGAGGCTTTGGAAGCCTTGATTGAGCAAAGTGCAACTATGCACAACGAGCTAAAATCTAAGCTAGAACAAGGCCGTGACCGTCTATTAGAAATTCACTCTAACGGTGGTGATGCTGCGAACGATTTAGTAACCCGTATCTCAGCCAAAGATGGCGACACCAATTTAGTCACATTTGCACTGGGTCTGTTTGATACCATAGGTTTAAACCAAGATGACAAAGGCGAAAATGCGATTGTGGTTTCACCATCTGAGCACATGATGGTCGCGAGCTACCCTGGTTTACCTTACGACGGTTGTACCATCACCTTTGATCGCGACACGGCACTATCTCGCGAAGATCTGCACTTCCTGAGCTGGGAGCACCCAATGATCCAAGGCGGTATCGATTTACTGCTATCTGAAGGAGTGGGTACCACTGCAGTTTCGCTATTGAAGAACAAAGCACTACCAGCCGGTACACTGCTATTAGAATTGGTATACGTGGTTGATGCTCAAGCACCTAAGCAATCGGGTATTGGGCGTTTCTTACCGCAAACACCTATTCGTATTTTGCTTGATGCAAAAGGCAATAACCTGTCAGCTCAAGTGGAATTTGAAAGCTTTAACCGCCAGCTCAGCCCAGTTAACCGCCACCTTGCGAGTAAGCTGGTAAACTCGGTGCAAAAAGAAGTGCACGTGCTGATTGAACACGCAGAGCAAGTGATCACTAAAGAAGCGGTAAGCATTCGCGAAAATGCACAAGCAGAGATGGAAAGCACCTTACGTGCTGAACTAGATCGACTACAAGCCTTGAAAGCGGTTAACCCGAACATTCGTGATGATGAGTTAGAACTGATTGAATCGCAGATCCAAGATCTCACGACTTATATCAGTAAAGCGCAAGTGCAGCTAGATTCACTACGCTTAATCGCCGTCAGTCATAACTAA